A region of Ferruginibacter albus DNA encodes the following proteins:
- a CDS encoding winged helix-turn-helix domain-containing protein yields the protein MNNPIENLNKIFDNRIRLGIMSALMVNESVNFNELKELLDITDGNLASHLKTLEENAMIRVQKGFIGRKTNTTYAVTKAGEKSFRLHLEALEKMIKASK from the coding sequence ATGAATAATCCAATAGAAAATTTAAATAAGATATTTGATAACCGGATACGGTTGGGTATAATGAGCGCATTGATGGTAAACGAGTCGGTGAACTTTAATGAACTGAAAGAATTATTGGATATAACAGATGGCAATTTGGCCAGTCATTTAAAAACATTAGAAGAGAACGCTATGATACGGGTGCAAAAAGGATTTATTGGACGTAAAACAAATACTACTTATGCTGTTACAAAGGCAGGAGAAAAATCCTTTCGCCTTCATTTAGAAGCGTTGGAAAAAATGATCAAAGCCTCAAAATAA
- a CDS encoding PKD domain-containing protein, with product MNVCNAQTFTPKYNSSIGSNIVGYYEYLPAGYQLPQNANKKYPVIFYFHGGSQLGNTNGNNLEKLKAAGIPLVINAGKMPSSFISGTDTFSYIIICPMFINQYPASDAGLVIDYILKQTSTYRIDPGKVYITGFSYGGRATWQYLMSSAANAKKIAAALPLEQFCYPTPDMNTMSNAANAGVALWDLHNSNDQTALPTDCGTTYVNKFNSYNPAIPAKITVSCVPSTSLCGHVDTTQNYIYNPSLFKLSGTSMSIYQWFYQYRQQAAGIPPVANAGTDQAITFPVKQATLNGTASSDADGTIASYAWQKVSGPVSFTLANSTAATATATNLVAGVYQFKLTVTDNQGNTAADTVKITVTNPAANVLPVANAGNDTTIYQPANSGVLNGKASLDSDGDIESYRWQKISGPSVTISDTTLVNPTINNLQLGTYLFQLTVTDNQNAVKKDTVQITEKSNPNQLTDTDVINCNRPFTIVVLGSSTSYGNGATPIDSSYVNRYTAYVKNKNSQSQVINLALGGYTTYQVLCPTGLTPPANRPAPDTARNITAALKYNPDAIIINLPTNDVANGYWLSEQKANYERAIALAGAKNVLVWVTTSQPRNDISDAQRDSLKAQRDWTLSRFGVKSIDFWTTVADTNGKIVPAYDYDDIHVNNAGHYIFFTRVVAEKILDSLCNRAGGPAGIAPVAKAGNDTVITLPATSITLKGNASYDTDGTITKYRWKKIGGPTTFTIADTTAAQTAVTNLVQGAYQFELTVTDNSNAVAKDTITVTVSAAATVQRVLIDVGSSNLTGSPDANGNYWNNMTDGRAGTRIQNAISTKNDATSLNLIVINRIDGTFNTGANGLNNVSTGITVNDYPASATIDYAFADPSATNGQWQFTGLDSTKTYAIKFWGTKSDATNRVIQIKRTDQTTWTEYDAATNSDYNRAAVFTFTGLKQVTFDIRVKSGSQFGYISLVDINITSAGTMPPNVPPVAKAGNDTTIQLPASSITLKGNGSFDSDGSISKYRWKKISGPTTFTITDTTAAQTTVTNLVQGTYQFELTVTDNSNATAKDTMNAIVNAATNIPPIAKAGNDTTIQLPANSITLKGSGTDSDGSISKYRWKKISGPTTFTITDTTAAQTTVTNLVQGTYQFELTVTDNSNATAKDTMSAIVTAATNTTPIAKAGNDTTIQLPANSITLKGSGTDADGTISKYRWKKISGPTTFTITDTTAAQTTVTGLVQGTYQFELTLTDNSNATAKDTMNAIVNAATNTPPIAKAGNDTTIQLPANSITLKGSGTDSDGSISKYRWKKISGPTTFTITDTTAAQTTVTGLVQGTYQFELTVTDNSNATAKDTMNAIVTAATNTPPIAKAGNDTTIQLPVNSITLKGIGTDSDGSISKYRWKKISGPTTFTITDTTAAQTTVTGLVQGTYQFELTVTDNSNATAKDTMNVIVNAAVTVSSQRVLIDVGSTNLTSSPDANGNYWNNMTDAREGTRVQNAKTTTNTSTTLNLVVVHRIDGTFNTSANGLNNITTGITVNDYPVSATADYAFADPSATNGQWQFTGLDSTKTYTIKFWGTKSDATNRVIQIKRTDQTTWTEYDGAVNNNYNKAAVFTFTGLKQVTFDIRAKSGSIFGYISVVDIKIESTVTARPAILADNQATLNVYPNPFSTSLTLDYNSDATGTAAVTIYNAAMQPLKSFSFVKQTSAVTQTISLNGLSKGVYFVELLLNNERIISRVIKDSNK from the coding sequence ATGAATGTTTGTAACGCACAAACATTTACTCCAAAGTATAATTCATCTATAGGGTCCAACATTGTTGGTTATTACGAGTATTTGCCTGCGGGGTATCAACTGCCACAAAATGCAAACAAAAAATACCCGGTCATATTCTATTTTCATGGTGGTAGCCAATTGGGAAATACTAACGGTAATAATTTGGAAAAATTAAAAGCGGCCGGCATTCCATTGGTGATCAATGCAGGCAAAATGCCTTCTAGTTTTATATCCGGCACAGATACTTTTTCTTACATTATCATTTGCCCGATGTTTATTAATCAATACCCGGCTTCGGATGCGGGGCTTGTTATTGATTATATATTGAAGCAAACTTCCACTTATCGTATAGATCCAGGCAAAGTATATATAACAGGCTTTAGTTATGGTGGGCGTGCTACATGGCAATACTTAATGAGCAGCGCTGCCAATGCAAAAAAAATTGCAGCTGCATTACCGTTGGAGCAATTTTGTTATCCAACGCCGGATATGAACACCATGTCCAATGCCGCCAATGCCGGCGTGGCATTATGGGATCTTCATAATTCAAACGATCAAACAGCACTTCCAACTGATTGCGGAACCACTTATGTAAATAAGTTTAATTCTTATAACCCGGCTATCCCTGCTAAGATCACTGTTTCCTGTGTACCAAGCACTTCTTTATGTGGGCATGTTGATACAACACAGAACTATATTTATAATCCTTCTTTGTTCAAATTGTCCGGTACATCTATGTCCATATACCAATGGTTCTATCAATATCGGCAACAAGCTGCCGGAATCCCTCCGGTTGCGAATGCAGGTACAGATCAGGCTATAACATTCCCGGTAAAACAAGCAACACTAAATGGTACAGCTTCATCAGATGCTGATGGAACGATCGCTTCTTATGCATGGCAAAAAGTAAGCGGGCCGGTTTCATTTACTTTGGCAAATAGTACTGCCGCTACTGCAACGGCCACCAACCTGGTTGCGGGCGTGTACCAATTCAAACTAACAGTAACGGATAATCAAGGCAATACTGCTGCGGATACGGTAAAAATTACCGTAACAAATCCCGCTGCGAATGTATTACCGGTGGCGAATGCAGGAAATGATACCACTATATACCAGCCTGCTAACTCGGGTGTGTTAAACGGGAAAGCTTCTTTAGATAGTGATGGTGATATCGAATCGTATCGCTGGCAAAAAATATCCGGTCCTTCGGTAACAATAAGCGACACGACACTGGTTAATCCTACCATTAATAATTTACAATTGGGTACTTATCTTTTTCAGTTAACGGTAACGGATAATCAAAATGCTGTAAAAAAAGATACTGTTCAGATAACAGAAAAAAGCAACCCCAATCAACTTACAGATACGGATGTCATCAATTGTAATCGACCATTTACAATAGTCGTGTTGGGTTCTTCCACTTCTTACGGAAATGGAGCTACACCGATCGATAGCTCCTATGTGAATCGCTACACAGCATATGTAAAAAATAAGAATTCACAAAGCCAGGTGATCAACCTGGCGTTAGGCGGTTATACCACATACCAGGTATTATGCCCTACAGGTCTTACGCCGCCGGCTAATCGTCCTGCACCTGATACGGCCCGCAACATCACTGCAGCATTAAAATATAATCCTGATGCCATCATCATTAATTTGCCAACGAACGATGTGGCAAATGGATATTGGTTATCGGAACAAAAAGCAAATTATGAACGTGCTATTGCATTAGCCGGCGCTAAAAATGTGCTGGTTTGGGTAACTACATCGCAACCAAGAAATGATATCAGCGATGCACAGCGTGATTCTTTAAAAGCACAACGAGATTGGACATTAAGTCGATTTGGTGTTAAGTCGATTGATTTTTGGACAACCGTAGCAGACACGAACGGTAAGATAGTGCCAGCTTATGATTATGATGACATTCATGTGAATAATGCCGGCCATTATATTTTCTTCACAAGAGTGGTAGCAGAAAAAATATTAGATTCTTTGTGTAACCGGGCCGGTGGACCTGCAGGCATTGCACCGGTTGCTAAAGCAGGAAATGATACGGTTATTACGTTGCCTGCAACTTCAATAACGCTTAAAGGAAACGCTTCTTACGACACAGATGGAACGATCACTAAGTATCGTTGGAAGAAGATCGGCGGGCCGACCACTTTTACTATTGCAGATACAACTGCAGCTCAAACAGCTGTAACAAATCTTGTCCAGGGTGCTTATCAATTTGAGTTAACAGTAACGGACAATTCAAATGCTGTTGCAAAAGATACTATAACTGTTACTGTAAGTGCTGCAGCTACAGTACAACGTGTATTAATAGATGTAGGATCTTCAAATCTCACCGGCTCACCTGATGCAAATGGAAATTATTGGAATAATATGACGGATGGCCGTGCCGGCACCCGTATTCAAAATGCGATATCGACAAAGAACGATGCTACTTCTCTAAACTTAATTGTTATTAATAGGATAGACGGCACCTTTAATACCGGCGCTAATGGATTAAATAATGTTTCTACCGGCATTACGGTTAATGACTATCCTGCATCTGCTACGATCGATTATGCTTTTGCAGATCCCAGTGCTACTAACGGACAATGGCAGTTCACAGGATTAGATAGCACTAAAACATATGCTATAAAATTCTGGGGAACAAAAAGTGATGCAACCAATCGTGTGATACAAATTAAACGTACAGATCAAACTACCTGGACGGAGTATGATGCTGCAACCAATTCGGATTATAATCGTGCGGCGGTTTTTACATTCACAGGTTTAAAGCAGGTAACTTTTGATATACGAGTAAAGTCGGGAAGCCAGTTTGGATATATAAGCTTGGTAGATATCAACATAACATCTGCAGGTACAATGCCACCAAATGTTCCGCCTGTTGCAAAGGCTGGAAATGATACAACGATTCAACTGCCGGCAAGTAGCATAACATTAAAAGGAAATGGATCTTTTGACAGTGATGGAAGCATCAGTAAATACCGCTGGAAAAAGATAAGCGGACCAACCACTTTTACAATAACGGACACTACTGCAGCACAAACAACAGTAACTAATTTGGTTCAGGGCACCTATCAATTTGAACTAACAGTGACAGATAACTCCAATGCTACAGCAAAAGATACGATGAATGCAATTGTAAATGCAGCAACGAATATCCCACCTATAGCAAAAGCCGGCAATGACACTACCATTCAATTACCCGCAAACAGCATAACGTTAAAAGGTAGCGGAACAGATTCTGATGGAAGTATAAGTAAGTATCGTTGGAAAAAGATCAGCGGGCCAACCACTTTTACAATAACAGATACTACAGCAGCGCAAACCACTGTAACTAATTTGGTTCAAGGCACCTATCAATTTGAACTAACAGTAACAGATAACTCCAATGCTACAGCAAAAGATACGATGAGTGCCATTGTAACTGCGGCAACGAATACGACACCTATAGCAAAGGCCGGAAATGACACTACGATTCAATTGCCAGCAAACAGTATAACATTAAAAGGCAGCGGTACAGATGCAGATGGAACGATCAGCAAATACCGTTGGAAGAAGATCAGCGGACCAACCACTTTTACAATAACGGACACTACTGCAGCACAAACTACTGTAACAGGGCTTGTTCAAGGCACGTATCAATTTGAATTAACCTTAACAGACAATTCCAATGCTACAGCAAAAGATACGATGAATGCAATTGTAAATGCAGCAACGAATACACCACCTATAGCAAAGGCCGGTAATGACACTACCATTCAATTACCCGCAAACAGCATAACGTTAAAAGGCAGTGGGACAGATTCTGATGGAAGTATAAGTAAGTATCGTTGGAAAAAAATCAGCGGACCAACCACTTTTACAATAACGGACACTACTGCAGCACAAACTACTGTAACAGGGCTTGTTCAAGGCACATATCAATTTGAATTAACCGTAACAGACAATTCCAATGCTACAGCAAAAGATACGATGAATGCCATTGTAACTGCGGCAACGAATACGCCACCCATAGCAAAGGCCGGTAATGATACTACGATTCAATTACCCGTAAACAGTATAACATTGAAAGGCATTGGGACAGATTCTGATGGAAGTATAAGTAAGTATCGTTGGAAAAAAATTAGCGGGCCAACCACTTTTACAATAACAGATACTACTGCTGCACAAACAACTGTGACAGGACTTGTTCAAGGTACTTATCAATTTGAATTAACGGTTACAGACAATTCCAATGCTACAGCAAAAGACACTATGAATGTGATCGTGAATGCAGCAGTAACGGTATCTTCTCAACGGGTTTTAATAGATGTGGGTTCTACCAACCTTACCAGCTCTCCGGATGCAAATGGAAACTATTGGAACAATATGACGGATGCACGGGAAGGAACACGTGTTCAAAATGCGAAGACCACTACGAATACATCTACTACTTTAAATCTTGTAGTAGTACACAGGATCGATGGTACATTTAATACTTCTGCCAATGGATTAAATAATATTACTACCGGCATTACCGTTAATGATTACCCGGTTTCAGCAACGGCAGATTATGCTTTTGCAGATCCAAGTGCTACCAACGGGCAATGGCAGTTTACAGGATTAGATAGTACCAAAACATATACTATAAAATTCTGGGGAACAAAAAGTGATGCAACAAACAGGGTTATACAAATTAAACGTACTGATCAAACTACCTGGACAGAATATGACGGCGCTGTAAACAATAACTATAACAAAGCAGCTGTCTTTACATTCACAGGTTTAAAGCAGGTAACTTTTGATATCCGTGCAAAATCAGGAAGTATATTCGGGTATATAAGTGTAGTGGATATTAAAATTGAATCAACCGTTACGGCAAGGCCGGCGATACTGGCAGACAACCAGGCAACCTTGAATGTATATCCAAATCCGTTTTCAACCAGTCTTACATTGGATTATAATAGCGACGCTACAGGAACTGCTGCTGTAACGATCTACAATGCAGCCATGCAACCGTTGAAAAGCTTTTCTTTTGTTAAGCAAACATCAGCCGTTACACAAACCATCTCTTTAAATGGGTTATCGAAAGGCGTTTATTTTGTAGAGCTGCTTCTAAATAATGAACGGATCATCAGCAGGGTTATAAAAGATTCCAATAAATAA